A stretch of the Brevundimonas sp. MF30-B genome encodes the following:
- a CDS encoding TonB-dependent siderophore receptor, translating to MKLLLATVSLAALFSAPTLAVAQDAPIGAADDDAVELDAITVFGRPLGRVPGETATKTGAPVLETPFTVNIVSRELLDLRNVSNIGEAAETVSGVQRTIGFSGNQRFRIRGFQNISTLRDGFRQSVSQPEIDLQGVESIEVLKGPASALYGRFEPGGVVNFVSKRPYGWSGGEVFVVGGSNAYWRGGLDVNAPLTADGTVLARLNVGYENAGSYRDLVDNEQLYISPVVEWRPDAETSLLARLEYLQRDAAFDRGFGNNAAFLDQPVSRNYGEDFMRIKKEQWVAGLEFNRRLNADWRLRLGGFVSAVDVPEEQFFNYGFPPLSGTTVNRSFVSYDETQDDLTLQAELYGRVVTGPLTHRLLIGLDRSRDELSYLDGQIAYGQPIDLLNPVRTGRPTGYLAVGDSHYDYTSTGLYVQDEIAWNNWRLLLGGRVEEVETYAFSADFVDPGVSRTDRPFSPRAGLTYLVTPDWSVYASWARSSRNEGDAGLLESGLTPKPTRGEQVELGTKALAFDGRAELTLSAFEITKTDAVVSDPVDFNRVIQAGEIRVRGVEAEVSARPLDPWTVVASYAWSDSEIAEDTNTFIVGNRLAGVPDHQAALWTSWAFDWPLTGLTIGGGVFHASSQAATTSNNLDLPGYTRVDLNAAYEFADGYEVRLNVDNVTDETIFITGGFSQIYPQAPRTARLTLSKRW from the coding sequence ATGAAACTGCTGCTAGCGACCGTCAGCCTCGCCGCCCTTTTCTCAGCGCCGACGCTAGCGGTGGCACAGGATGCTCCGATCGGCGCGGCGGACGACGACGCCGTCGAATTGGACGCCATCACCGTCTTCGGTCGCCCGCTCGGCCGTGTCCCCGGCGAGACCGCGACCAAGACGGGCGCCCCGGTTCTGGAGACGCCCTTCACGGTCAACATCGTGTCGCGCGAGCTGCTGGACCTGCGGAATGTCTCCAACATCGGCGAGGCCGCAGAGACCGTCAGCGGCGTACAGCGCACCATCGGCTTCTCGGGCAACCAGCGCTTCCGCATCCGCGGCTTCCAGAACATCTCGACCCTGCGCGACGGCTTCCGCCAGTCGGTCAGCCAGCCGGAGATCGACCTTCAAGGCGTCGAGAGCATCGAGGTGCTCAAGGGTCCAGCCTCGGCCCTCTACGGCCGCTTCGAGCCGGGCGGCGTGGTCAACTTCGTCTCCAAACGCCCCTATGGCTGGTCGGGCGGCGAGGTCTTCGTCGTCGGCGGATCGAATGCCTACTGGCGGGGCGGCCTGGACGTGAACGCCCCGCTCACCGCCGACGGCACGGTACTGGCGCGCCTCAACGTCGGTTACGAAAACGCCGGCAGCTATCGCGACCTGGTCGACAACGAACAGCTCTACATCTCGCCCGTCGTGGAATGGCGTCCGGACGCCGAGACCAGCCTCCTGGCCCGGCTCGAATATCTCCAGCGCGACGCCGCCTTCGATCGCGGCTTCGGTAACAACGCCGCCTTCCTGGATCAGCCAGTCAGCCGCAACTACGGCGAGGACTTCATGCGGATCAAGAAGGAGCAGTGGGTCGCCGGCCTGGAGTTCAACCGCCGCCTGAACGCCGACTGGCGCCTGCGCCTGGGCGGCTTCGTCTCGGCAGTGGACGTGCCCGAGGAGCAGTTCTTCAACTACGGCTTCCCGCCTCTGTCCGGCACGACCGTCAACCGCAGCTTCGTCAGCTATGACGAAACGCAGGACGACCTGACCCTGCAGGCCGAGCTGTACGGCCGGGTCGTCACGGGCCCGCTAACTCACCGTCTGCTGATCGGCCTCGATCGCAGCCGGGACGAGCTTTCCTATCTCGACGGGCAGATCGCATACGGCCAGCCGATCGATCTGCTGAACCCCGTCCGCACCGGCCGTCCGACGGGCTACCTCGCGGTCGGCGACAGCCATTACGACTACACCTCGACCGGCCTCTATGTTCAGGACGAGATCGCCTGGAACAATTGGCGGCTGCTGCTGGGCGGACGTGTGGAGGAGGTCGAGACCTATGCATTCAGCGCCGACTTCGTCGATCCGGGCGTCAGCCGCACGGACAGGCCCTTCTCACCCAGGGCCGGCCTGACCTATCTGGTCACCCCGGACTGGTCAGTTTACGCCAGTTGGGCCCGTTCCTCGCGCAACGAGGGCGATGCGGGTCTGCTGGAAAGCGGGCTGACGCCCAAGCCCACGCGCGGCGAGCAGGTCGAGCTCGGAACCAAGGCGCTGGCCTTCGACGGCCGGGCCGAACTGACCCTGTCGGCCTTCGAGATCACCAAGACCGACGCCGTGGTCTCCGACCCCGTCGACTTCAACCGGGTCATCCAGGCCGGCGAGATCCGCGTGCGCGGCGTCGAGGCCGAGGTGTCGGCGCGACCGCTCGATCCCTGGACCGTCGTCGCCTCCTACGCCTGGAGCGACAGCGAGATCGCCGAGGACACCAACACCTTCATCGTCGGCAACCGGCTGGCCGGCGTTCCGGATCATCAGGCCGCCCTGTGGACCTCGTGGGCGTTCGACTGGCCTCTGACCGGGCTTACGATCGGTGGCGGCGTCTTCCACGCCTCGAGCCAGGCGGCCACGACCAGTAACAACCTCGACCTGCCGGGCTACACCCGAGTGGACCTGAACGCAGCTTATGAATTCGCAGACGGATATGAGGTTCGGCTGAACGTCGACAACGTCACCGACGAGACCATCTTCATCACCGGCGGCTTCTCGCAGATCTACCCGCAGGCCCCGCGCACGGCCCGCCTGACCCTGAGCAAGCGGTGGTAG
- a CDS encoding DUF5829 family protein encodes MRVAVAIAAVLALTGGAQASPVDQTAAPRSEARPALNHVYIVVDGPTFAALRDNPTLAAVLGRTDGGLPDYAPPQADADRIFFRGRETYLEIFAPDNRFEEPVGKVGLGLGLDASDGFDAVERAWRVHCGDRARRTPVEYRRSTPPTPWYDAVQCDDTAAGPDLAVWAMVYRPEFQRWQTGSDATEPPLVRRADILAPRADAGQGRFDIVGLTLSLSPDLRDRLISQLVAAGFQRHDRRDATELEGDGLRLRLVEPSTTRGLIAIDLTVASEAALALPLGAALLTADAGGRATLQFSSLQMPSAGEDQPPRR; translated from the coding sequence ATGCGCGTCGCTGTCGCCATAGCCGCCGTGCTTGCCTTGACCGGAGGGGCGCAGGCCTCTCCCGTCGACCAGACCGCGGCTCCACGCTCCGAGGCCCGCCCCGCTCTGAACCACGTCTACATCGTGGTGGACGGGCCGACCTTCGCGGCGTTGAGGGATAACCCGACGCTGGCGGCCGTGCTCGGCCGGACGGACGGAGGATTGCCGGACTACGCCCCGCCCCAAGCCGACGCCGATCGGATCTTCTTCCGTGGGCGAGAAACCTATCTGGAGATCTTCGCCCCGGATAACAGGTTCGAGGAACCTGTCGGCAAGGTCGGACTGGGACTAGGCCTGGACGCCTCGGACGGCTTCGACGCCGTCGAGCGAGCTTGGCGTGTTCATTGCGGCGATCGCGCCCGACGCACCCCGGTCGAGTATCGACGCAGCACGCCGCCAACGCCCTGGTATGACGCTGTGCAATGCGACGACACCGCGGCTGGCCCGGACCTGGCGGTCTGGGCCATGGTATATCGACCAGAGTTCCAGCGTTGGCAGACGGGCTCCGACGCCACCGAGCCGCCACTGGTCCGCCGCGCCGACATTCTGGCCCCTCGCGCCGACGCCGGTCAGGGACGGTTCGACATCGTCGGCCTGACGCTATCCTTGTCTCCAGATCTGCGAGATCGGCTGATCTCCCAACTCGTCGCCGCCGGCTTCCAGCGCCACGATCGACGGGATGCGACCGAGCTCGAAGGAGACGGCCTGCGCCTGCGGCTGGTCGAGCCTTCGACGACGCGAGGCCTGATCGCGATCGACCTGACCGTCGCCTCCGAGGCTGCGCTCGCGCTCCCGCTCGGGGCCGCTTTGCTGACTGCCGACGCCGGCGGCCGCGCAACCCTTCAGTTCTCCTCCTTGCAGATGCCATCCGCCGGAGAAGATCAACCTCCCAGAAGGTGA
- a CDS encoding RtcB family protein: MSHYDVIEGPEHVPIKAWTRGVPIEDAALKQLKNVASLPFIHKHVAVMPDVHWGMGATVGSVIPTVGAIIPAAVGVDIGCGMMAVRTSIRAEHLPDDLSAIRSAIEAAVPHGRTDNGGRNDKGAWASEPPTSAHSRWEVLKAGYDAVVDKHPKAAHARGYGHLGTLGTGNHFIELCLDEAGDVWVMLHSGSLGVGNRFGTYFIEQAKHEMRRWHINLPDQDLAYFPEGTDGFVDYVRAVSWAQKYARANREVMMDQVLGVLRAFWPDFETTAEAVNCHHNYVTKEKHFGKDVYLTRKGAVSAKDGELGIIPGSMGAKSFIVRGKGNADSFCTCSHGAGRAMSRTEAKRRFTVEDHVRATEGVECRKDAEVIDETPMAYKDIDAVIAAQTDLIEVVHTLRQVVCVKG, encoded by the coding sequence ATGTCGCACTACGACGTGATCGAAGGTCCGGAGCACGTGCCGATCAAGGCATGGACCCGGGGAGTGCCCATCGAGGATGCCGCGCTCAAGCAGCTTAAGAACGTCGCCTCGCTGCCGTTCATCCACAAGCACGTAGCGGTGATGCCGGACGTGCACTGGGGCATGGGCGCCACCGTGGGGTCGGTGATCCCGACCGTCGGAGCCATCATCCCGGCCGCCGTGGGCGTGGACATCGGCTGCGGGATGATGGCGGTGCGGACCTCGATCCGCGCCGAGCATCTGCCTGACGACCTGTCTGCCATCCGCTCCGCCATCGAGGCGGCGGTGCCGCACGGCCGCACCGACAACGGCGGCCGCAACGACAAGGGCGCCTGGGCGTCCGAGCCGCCGACCTCGGCCCATTCCCGTTGGGAGGTGCTGAAGGCCGGATACGACGCCGTCGTGGATAAGCACCCCAAGGCGGCGCACGCGCGCGGCTATGGCCATCTGGGCACGCTCGGCACAGGCAACCACTTCATCGAGCTGTGCCTCGACGAAGCGGGCGACGTGTGGGTGATGCTGCACTCCGGCTCTCTCGGCGTGGGCAACCGGTTCGGGACCTACTTCATTGAACAGGCCAAGCACGAGATGCGCCGCTGGCACATCAACCTGCCGGACCAGGACCTGGCCTACTTCCCCGAGGGGACCGACGGCTTTGTCGACTATGTCCGGGCGGTGTCGTGGGCGCAGAAATACGCCCGCGCCAATCGTGAGGTGATGATGGATCAGGTCCTGGGGGTGCTGCGCGCCTTCTGGCCCGACTTCGAGACCACAGCTGAGGCGGTGAACTGCCACCACAACTACGTCACGAAGGAAAAGCACTTCGGCAAGGACGTCTACCTGACCCGCAAGGGCGCGGTGTCGGCCAAGGACGGAGAGCTGGGCATCATCCCCGGCTCGATGGGGGCAAAGTCCTTCATCGTGCGCGGCAAGGGCAATGCGGACTCGTTCTGCACCTGCTCGCACGGCGCCGGTCGGGCCATGAGCCGGACCGAGGCCAAGCGGCGCTTTACGGTGGAGGACCACGTCCGCGCCACCGAAGGCGTCGAATGCCGCAAGGACGCCGAGGTGATCGACGAAACGCCGATGGCCTACAAGGACATCGACGCGGTCATCGCGGCCCAGACCGATCTGATCGAGGTGGTTCACACACTGCGTCAGGTAGTGTGCGTGAAGGGATGA
- a CDS encoding mechanosensitive ion channel family protein has product MQTPPPEAPVPFLEAARRALEGDPVMVREVLGAVGAFSVRLLVAAIILALTLWAAKRLSNFARRALGRLPHRNHPGDTTLSDFLSGLVKWLVIAVGLVAVLQQVGVQTASVLAILGAASLAVGLALQGTLSNVAAGVMILLLRPYRIGDRVEIHGRSGKISDLDLFHTTVVDYDGLTLVYPNGKVFGELIVNVDGSGRRRIDLAFGVDYEDDLDLALRLLLECAAADPRVLKDPEPWSRVTSLDDSAVSVTLRCWTTPADWQNAKCDLIKTVKERFEAEGLSFPFPQRVMMMREVFPSDDAKASLVLSPVSN; this is encoded by the coding sequence ATGCAGACACCGCCGCCGGAAGCCCCCGTGCCCTTCCTCGAAGCCGCCCGCCGCGCCTTGGAAGGCGATCCGGTCATGGTGCGGGAAGTCTTGGGAGCTGTGGGAGCCTTCAGCGTGCGCTTGCTGGTCGCGGCGATCATTCTGGCGCTCACCCTGTGGGCGGCCAAACGGCTTTCGAATTTCGCCCGGCGCGCGCTGGGCCGGCTGCCGCACCGCAATCACCCGGGCGACACCACGCTTAGCGACTTCCTGTCCGGCCTGGTGAAATGGCTGGTGATCGCCGTGGGTCTGGTCGCGGTGCTGCAGCAGGTCGGCGTCCAGACCGCCTCGGTCCTCGCCATCCTCGGCGCCGCCTCGCTGGCGGTCGGCCTGGCGCTCCAGGGCACGCTCAGCAATGTCGCCGCCGGCGTGATGATCCTGCTGCTGAGACCCTACCGCATCGGCGACCGCGTGGAGATCCACGGCCGGTCCGGCAAGATCAGCGATTTGGACCTCTTCCACACCACGGTGGTGGACTACGACGGCCTGACCCTCGTCTATCCGAACGGCAAGGTGTTCGGCGAACTCATCGTCAATGTGGATGGCTCCGGCCGCCGCCGCATCGACCTCGCCTTCGGGGTCGACTACGAGGACGACCTCGACCTGGCGCTGCGCCTTCTGCTCGAGTGCGCCGCCGCCGATCCGCGCGTCCTCAAGGACCCGGAGCCCTGGTCGCGGGTGACCTCCTTGGACGACAGCGCCGTCAGCGTCACCCTGCGCTGCTGGACCACGCCCGCCGACTGGCAGAACGCCAAATGCGATCTGATCAAGACAGTGAAGGAACGGTTCGAGGCCGAAGGCTTGAGCTTCCCCTTCCCCCAGCGTGTCATGATGATGCGCGAAGTCTTCCCGTCGGACGACGCCAAGGCCTCTCTCGTCCTCTCGCCGGTCTCCAACTAG
- a CDS encoding exonuclease domain-containing protein: MSGVSRAGRMVRVIDLETAGSGPTDVCEIGWQDVAEGEDGVWRLEGEGGARLVNPGRPISPDTMAVHHITDEAVRGAPFWKSAAEDILRPHPPVVALAAHRAAFEQRFCSPRLTGGADWICTWKCALRLWSELPRFSNQMLRYLRQPEGLVHERGLPAHRAFPDAYVTAHHLRDQLNQSALADLLRWSREPGLLPRVPSGPLRGRAWSDVSASDLGVLMRDRDLDVRFSAGVESERRGEGKQAEPVKVPPDRLL; the protein is encoded by the coding sequence GTGAGCGGCGTCTCACGGGCCGGCCGGATGGTGCGCGTCATCGATCTGGAGACGGCGGGGTCAGGGCCTACAGACGTCTGCGAGATCGGCTGGCAGGACGTGGCCGAGGGCGAGGACGGCGTCTGGCGGCTGGAAGGCGAGGGCGGCGCCCGGCTGGTGAATCCCGGACGGCCGATCTCGCCGGACACCATGGCCGTACACCACATCACCGACGAGGCTGTGCGGGGAGCGCCCTTCTGGAAATCCGCCGCCGAAGATATTCTGCGACCACACCCGCCGGTCGTCGCCCTGGCGGCGCACAGGGCCGCGTTTGAGCAGCGCTTCTGCTCGCCGCGTCTGACCGGCGGGGCCGACTGGATCTGCACCTGGAAGTGCGCTCTGCGCCTTTGGTCCGAGCTGCCGCGGTTTTCCAATCAAATGCTGCGCTATCTGCGCCAGCCTGAGGGACTGGTGCATGAGCGGGGCCTGCCCGCCCACCGCGCTTTTCCCGACGCCTATGTCACTGCCCACCATCTCCGCGACCAGTTGAACCAGTCCGCGCTCGCGGATCTGCTGCGCTGGAGCCGCGAACCCGGTCTGCTGCCGCGCGTGCCGTCGGGCCCACTGAGAGGCCGGGCCTGGTCGGACGTGTCAGCGTCAGATCTTGGTGTTCTAATGCGCGACCGGGACCTGGACGTGCGCTTCAGCGCCGGCGTGGAAAGCGAGCGGCGGGGCGAGGGAAAGCAGGCGGAGCCGGTCAAGGTCCCGCCTGATCGACTGCTATAA
- a CDS encoding relaxase/mobilization nuclease domain-containing protein yields MTEFRRPVGFEDALRPPVRPARARLSPGVLRSGPTGAAGQARAKLERLARRAPEVMVKVTGRTRDGTHLQRHLDYISRNGRVRLEGPDGEQLLGRAEVQALGDDWRGELALLPQRRDTPVSLSIILSMPAGVDPGRVEDASRAFAASLFADRYPYVFALHTDEPHPHVHLSVRALGKGGERLNPRKAGLQLWRETFADKLRERGVEAEATPRRARGVVRKAERMADRRLRERFERGEGPMPRTLQGALKSAARPPAAEAVWEVRLRRRQAFIRRSLVAEALKLQASKAVDDRRLGQELEQFVRDLPPILTRRQILERALDRGRTAPSKVEDDRGTGLDWLSSCGLL; encoded by the coding sequence GTGACCGAGTTCCGCCGGCCGGTCGGGTTCGAAGACGCGCTGCGTCCGCCGGTGCGGCCGGCACGGGCGCGGCTCTCGCCCGGCGTGCTTCGATCGGGTCCGACAGGCGCGGCTGGCCAGGCGCGCGCGAAGCTCGAACGCCTGGCGCGACGGGCGCCGGAAGTCATGGTCAAGGTGACGGGTCGAACGCGCGACGGCACCCACCTCCAGCGCCATCTCGACTATATCTCGCGAAACGGCCGGGTCCGTCTTGAGGGGCCGGATGGCGAACAGCTGCTGGGTCGGGCTGAGGTGCAGGCGCTCGGCGACGACTGGCGCGGCGAGCTGGCGCTCCTGCCTCAGCGGCGCGACACGCCTGTCTCCTTGTCCATCATTCTCAGCATGCCGGCCGGCGTCGATCCTGGCCGGGTCGAGGACGCGTCTCGCGCATTCGCCGCGAGCCTCTTCGCGGATCGCTACCCCTATGTCTTTGCTCTGCACACCGACGAGCCGCACCCTCACGTCCATCTGAGCGTACGCGCCCTTGGCAAAGGCGGGGAACGTCTGAACCCGCGCAAGGCCGGTCTTCAGCTCTGGCGGGAGACCTTTGCGGACAAGCTTCGTGAGCGCGGAGTGGAGGCGGAGGCGACGCCGCGTCGAGCGCGCGGGGTGGTTCGCAAGGCGGAGCGGATGGCGGATCGGCGGCTGCGCGAACGCTTCGAGCGCGGCGAAGGCCCGATGCCCCGGACCCTTCAGGGGGCGTTGAAATCGGCGGCAAGACCGCCGGCGGCGGAGGCCGTCTGGGAGGTGCGGCTGCGGCGGCGGCAGGCCTTCATACGCCGCTCGCTGGTGGCTGAGGCGCTCAAGCTTCAAGCCTCGAAGGCCGTCGACGATCGACGACTTGGCCAGGAGCTGGAACAGTTCGTTCGCGACCTGCCGCCCATCCTGACGCGACGACAAATCCTGGAGCGAGCGCTGGATCGGGGTCGGACCGCGCCCTCAAAAGTCGAGGACGATAGAGGTACAGGGCTGGACTGGTTGTCTTCCTGTGGGCTCCTGTAG